TGTGTacacaaagaagaaaatatagattatataatatattctgCTTCTTACATATTTCACATGATAGAACAAGCGGCGTGGACGTTGTCGTCGCTGAAGAGGGAAACGTAGTTTTCACCAGGTGCGTTTGCGGCTGGAAACGCTTGTGTAGGGTTGCGGATGTGGCCTGCAGGCGCACGTTTGTCGTACATGCCAGGCGCGAAAGGGTAATAGACCATATGCTGAGGTATGTAAGGCCAAAACTCTGCCTTCTTCCCTGTGCTCTTCACTCTCTTCAACACCTTGTTTGGGTCCACGTGACCGTTCACCGTTAGCCGGCTCTGTTTCCGGTTCACCTCCACCGTTTTCACGCCTATACCAGTCGGttcaaaacatgaaaaataagtAACCAATTGTCTCAACTCTTAAACGATATGTGCTTTGAACAAAAACTAAGATGAACAAACCTAACAATTAAATTTAGTAGATTTTCCTTAATAacttattttactaaattttgatAGATGAATCttacttttaagttttaaaagttattagaattgttatatttaaaaataacttagaaaattagtaaaaacttttaacaaaatgatagtataaacatattttataaataaaaaaacattccgaactTTTTGAACAATAATTAATCATTTGAGACCAAAAATCTGAGCAAATGATTAGTagttatagatatatatatttaggcCAGTCatgaaaatgtaattttaagGTAGAATAAGAATCttaaaaagagaaattaaaGCAGctagaataaagaaaaaagagagattgGCGAAAGTTTTTATTCAAAGACTGTGGGAGTGATGAGAAAGAGAACCTTTCATGCGACGAACCACGTTTCTAAGTTTTCTTTCACAGCCGTCACAGTCCATTTTGACCTTGATTTCCACTgtctatacaaaaaaaaacattcattacCATTATTCTTTTAAACgttcataataatataaatactatttAACCTGTAGTCATAGATTTCAAACTAATTTTCGAAGCTTGTTGATGTCATATAGTTCAGCAGTAATCTGGCTATTGAagcatctcttcttttttttttgaaagaggcAACTGAAGCATATCAGTAGttagttttttgtttaatattatcTATATCTGTCAATTCATCATGTATATCGCCTATGAATAATGATGTAGCGATATAATACACAGCGAAAAGTTGATGAAGTTTTGAAGAAACATGTTTAAGAAGACGACACGGATAAAAATACATGGTCACGTTCTAAGACATTTGAATTTACTGCACACGAAACGTATTAGCATTTTGAAGTTAACCAAATCAATTAgaattaatatatatcatatatgtatatagataAGACTCTAAAACAAATAATGAAAGATAAAGttcaaaaaaagataaagagtATGAGGAGAACAAACCTGCAATGGCTTACGCTTGGTTTTGGCATTAGAGTATGTATATGAACAAAAGCTAGATATATAATCAAATGCACCCATTCTTCTAGCTTCAccaaataaattatgtatttactATTAGATCAAATGGGTTTGGATATATTTTTAGATGTATGAAAatgttaatatatgtatatgtgtatgagtgtgtgtgtgtgggtaTATAtaaggagagaagaagaaatagcCTTTCTTaatagagaagagaagagagttaCGTGACATGCATTCAAGATTCCATGTATATATAGGctttcttgattcttttagtGGTCTATTTTATAACTATTTTCCACGAGAATGTTGTAGAAGAAAAAGTGTTATTAGGAACAGAAGtgaaaataaacaataatagatcgatgattaaaaaaaaggaaaaaatgtacgatttattttaacaataacaatacatttatgagaaaaattacataaacgaataattattttgttcgTGCATGCATTTTCATGGATTGTGTATCATTTTTCTTCTACAAGAGATGAAATAGTTCTGCAACGTAGTCTTTAATCAgaacttgaattttataaaactaaaacatgAGTAATCTGTATATATTATTGTTGTGAGGAATGATGTGCGAAAAGCTCTTTTATTGGCCTTATTAAACAAAGTTCCTTTTTCTATTGGCCTTAGCTTTCTTTTCTATTCAAAGATTATGGCTTTCTCATccattttatgtaatttaaaataaagtctCAATAATTGTCTATATGATTCCTTTATCAGAAACCATTAAACTATATATAGTACTATTATAAGATGCtttaatcaaaaactaaaatgagcGATGATCGTTACTTATTGTTTGAATAAAATCATTCAACAATGCTAGAAATTTAGATGCTTTGTGATACAGTGTGATGTTGAGTTACCAATGATATTTGGCCTTCCCTTTTTCTACAAATGAATATATGTAAGTTCATGCCATATTTTCTTTACATATAGAGATAAAACCAATAATTAACTATATAGAGATATATTTTGTGAATGATGTTTGCGTGAGTATTAGGTTGTTCTGCTGATTAAGAATAATGTACTTCATACCATATGATGTAAATGTGATGAAATGATTATTTACGACATTGAATTTCAACTAATATACCAATTTGAGACAATAAAAAAACAAGTTCTACGCAGAAAACCGAGAGAAGTACATAGTACGCTGAGTTGAGGTTGAATCAATCCATGCTATTTATTCTGTATAGTTTataggagttttttttttttgaacataaacTTACTTTCATTCATACTTAATCTTCTTCAATACAATAGATAGAGGGAATTAACCATCCTCTTTGACACCAAGCATAACatacaaaacataaataaactaAGCAAGATAGGTCTTCAATCGAAGATGACAGCGGATTCGAGACGATGCTCAAATGCGTCGGGGGAGCCTTCACGACAAAGTCGTATAGCTGTGGAATAGTCACATAATATGACGTTGAGGTCCAGTCCTCATCTACGAGAAACACCAAGGTGGTCTCGATTGCATCTTCAGGTCCCGTAGAGACCGCTCCGCAAGATAACAAACCGATGAGGAAACTGAAACAAACACTCGGACGCAAGACCGAGGAAACACCTCTTTCCATAGAAAGAGGGTAAGGTAGTAACAATTTCTCTTCAAAAGAAGAGGATGGCCGAACAAGAACCGAGTCCGATGAACGCACCAGTAACTTCATCCCAAAGGATAGATATGATCGTGTGATACAAAGAGGAGAGATCCTTATGAACCCACCTGAAATCTCTGATGAAAAATTCCAATAGCTCCAGACCATACAAATCTGACTCGTATCTTCAATTTTGGAGTTGGGCTTTAGGAAGCTTCTGCTTGGACTGGCAGGTTTGGTAGATCTAATGGGCCAAGCCCATTCATAATTGAAAAGCAGCCCACTACACCAAAGATGCACGAAGCTTGGCTGTTCGACGGTGCCGTAGGAGAGGTCACCGGAGATACGTCGGAGAAAAACAGTGAAGCCGTTGAGGAAGATCCACGCAAAAGGAGAGGACACCACCTTAGGAGACGCGTAGAGTGAAGAATCGCCGCAGAAATTAAGTTCTAGTCTCGTGGAGCTTTGAGATCTGGTTCCTGAGGGTTGATGAGGAGCAAAACATACTGTGAAAATAGGCTCAGTCCTTACCAGAGACGGAAGGGGAGAGCTCGTCATGTAAAACCAATGCTCCAAAGGCGGATGAGAGAACGGGGCAAAGTCGACCTCGAGATTCGTCAGACAGCTATCAGGGGGAGGTTCGTCGGGAACTGTTCCTAAAAACCGAAACACAGCAGTGGCGAGAGAATCCTCTCGACTCGTCGCTGGAGAAGAAGCCATCTGGGGAGAAAGGACCACCGGTAGATCTGAGACGAAGAGTCCTCGGCTTCGTCGTTGAGTCTGTTGGGGTCTCTCTCCTTCGATAGCCCGAAGGATACCACACAGTAACAAAAGATGAGGAAAGCGAGATACAGCCATAAGAGTGAGAGAGATAAACGTCGGAGATAGAGCCCCGCGCCGGCGAGAAACCGCTTCGCCGGCGCCGGAGAAAATAGATCTGGGTTGTGTCTCAAAGATCGTGTCTGGGAGAAAGTTGAAAATAGTTTATAGgagttatatattaaaacattaaaatcgcTCGTGGATTCTAAGCCACTTGTGTCGTGACAGTTCATGATTCTAAGCTACTTGTGTCTAGCATTTTTCCTGCCTGATTTTGACAATGATTCATTATAATTACCAATCTGTGGTAACCAGCAGAAGTAGAATAAACCACTTTGCCCAACAAATACTAATCAGTTTTATGGCAATTTTTATGAAGATATAAGTAATATCTGAGAGAGC
Above is a window of Brassica napus cultivar Da-Ae chromosome A10, Da-Ae, whole genome shotgun sequence DNA encoding:
- the LOC106387726 gene encoding heavy metal-associated isoprenylated plant protein 21; protein product: MGAFDYISSFCSYTYSNAKTKRKPLQTVEIKVKMDCDGCERKLRNVVRRMKGVKTVEVNRKQSRLTVNGHVDPNKVLKRVKSTGKKAEFWPYIPQHMVYYPFAPGMYDKRAPAGHIRNPTQAFPAANAPGENYVSLFSDDNVHAACSIM